The window GCTTATCGATTTGCACGTTCATTCCGACGTTTCCCGATGCAGTGTGCTCTCCGTAGATGACATCCTGGATAATGCTCGCTCATTCGGGTTGGACGGTGTTTGCATTACCGATCACGACACCACCGGTATTTTGTCACAAATTCGCGAAGGTTTCCAGTCTGACGGACTGCTTGTTCTCGTAGGAATGGAATATACGACTCCTCAAGGCGACTATCTTGTCCATGGCCCGGTTGAATCTCTAAAACCGGGTATGGACGCACACCTGCTCATGACAACTGTCAGTGAAATGGGCGGAGTCGTGATAGCTGCCCACCCATTTCGAGGTTGGAGACCGTCTGACACCTCGGTCATCACGCCACGTTCCTGTGTGGCAGTGGAGGTTGAGAACGGCCGAAACACTCTCTTTGAGAATACGCAGGCACATGTTTTTTCCCGTGAACAATCCATGCTCGGTGTCGCTGGGTCGGATGCGCATCGTCTGGATGAGTTGGCGCGGTTCCCCACCAATTTCACGACGCCTATTGCAAGTCGCGAAGATCTCGTGGCGGCACTCAAAGCCGGTAAATTCGAATTGCTGCCTGAATACCATTTATTGGAAACAGCTTCCTGATTACTTGGGTGGTATCAAGTAGGATGTGACCTTTCTGACACCCTCGACGCCCTTGGCAATCTTGACTGCGAGTTTTGCGTCGGCCTTGCTTCGTACCATTCCAACCATCACAACTTCACCGTTCAAAGTCTCAGTTTCAATTTGAGTTGCGCTTAAGTCGCCTTCGGCAATGAGTGCTGCGCGTACCTTGGCCGCAACTTTCAGGTCGTCCTGTGTGGTGTCGCTTTCTTTTACGAAATGAGTAGTGACTTTTTTCACTCCTTCAATAGACTTGGCAGTTTTAACTGCGAAGTTGCGGAATGATTTGTCATTTATCGCCCCTACCAAGAAGACGTGGCCTACAAAGCAGTATGAGTGAATCTGGAGAGCTTTGCCTTTATCCTTGTTTGCCATTTTGCCTTTGATGTCCAGTGAGATACGTTTGTCATCAGCCTGCTGGCCAACACTGCGCTCATCTCTGGCGGATTCGTAGATGGCGCCCCATGGCGTCCATGCTATACAGGTGAAAGAGAGGCAGAGGATTAACAAGCAGGAGATTTTTCGTTGTGAGAGTTTCATTGTGAGCTCCTTTTTGTTGGTTTGTGGAAAAGGCTGTGGAAAAAGTTTAATCTCATTTCATTTTGCATCTTGACACTTGATTCTGGCATATTACTTTATCTGGCACGAATAGAGAAATGATTTTCGCCCAGTGAGAGGAACACTCAATCAATGGAATACAAAGACTACTACAAACTGCTCGGTGTATCGCGCTCCGCTTCTAAAGACGAGATTGCCAAGGCGTTTAAGAAGCTGGCTCGCAAGTACCATCCTGACCTCAATCCTAACAACAAGGCTGCCGAGGCCAAGTTTAAGGAAATTAACGAGGCATACGAAGTTCTCAAGGACGAGAAGAAGCGTAAGCTCTATGACCAGTTCGGCTCCAACTGGGAGCACGGTCAGAATTTCCAGCCCCCGCCAGGCTATGAGCATATGAATTTTGGTGGCGGTGGCGGTTTCCAGCAAGGCGGCTTTTCAGACTTTTTTGAAACCATCTTCGGCGGCGCAGGTGGCGCGGGATTTCGTGGTGGCTTTCAGCAGGGCGGTTTCGGAGGAGCTGGCGGATTTGGCGGTGCAGGTGGCTACCAGCAGCGTCCACGACGCGGTTCCGATTCCGAGGCTACTTATGAGTTGACTCTTGATGAAGCCTTCCGCGGAGGTTCCAAGTCTATCACGTTGCAGGAACAGGTTACTGGCCCTGAAGGTATCCCCCGTATGACTACCAAAACTTTGGAGGTTAATGTTCCTCCGGGTATCAAGGATGGTCAGAAGATCAGGCTTGCTGGTCAGGGAAATCCCGGAATGTCTGGTGGAAGCAAGGGGGATCTCTATCTGAAGATCAGGCTCATGCCGCACCCCATGTTCAAAGTGAACGACACCGATGTTATCCTCGACCTCAATCTTGCGCCTTGGGAAGCTGCGCTGGGTACGACCACGCGTATACCCACCCTGGATGGGGCTGTGGAGATGAAGATTCCTCCTGGCATTGGTTCAGGTAAAAAGCTGCGCATCAAGGGCAAGGGACTTGGCTCCGGCGCCAAGCGTGGAGATCAGTACGTGCGCATCATGGTCCAGGCTCCCAATCCTACGACCGACAAGGAACGGGAACTCTGGGAGGAGTTGCAGAGCGTATCCAATTTCAAGCCGAGGGAGTTTTAGGGGTAGTTATGACGACCAAGCGACTCAGAGAAGTGATGATGCAGTTGCCCGGCCTGAATCTGCCGGAGCCCTCGGAATATGTTGCCTGGACGCAACTGGTGGAACTGACCGCTATTCAGCCCGGCGAAGTGGCAGAGTTGATTGAGCTCGGCTGGATCAGCCCCCAGAAAACCAGCGCTGAGGAGTATCTTTTCCGGTTGCGGGACGTTTACCGCATCCACAAACTCATGCGACTGGTCAATGACCTCGACATGTCGTTTAACAGTGGTTCCATTGTGGTGGACCTTCTGGAACGTGTCGAGGAGCTTGAGAAGGAAGTCGAGGAATTGAAAAGACTTGTCTAGCCGGTTGTCCGAAAAGGCCCGAATGCCAATGCGTTACGGGAGAACCAATCCTTCGTGTACGGGGTGTGCGCGGCGGGATTGATCTTCCCTTGCGCCCGACACTCGAACCTTTTTGACAGCTTCAATATAGAGATTGATTAAGGAGGTTCTAGTATGGATCCGAACAAATTCACCAAGAAAACTCAGGATGCCGTTTCCGAGGCACAGAATCTTGCCATTCGTAACGGTCATCAGCAGATAGATTGCGAGCACTTGCTTCATGCTCTGGTTATTCAGGAGCAGGGCCTGGTGCCGCAAATCCTGCGCAAGCTCGGCGTTGCTCCGGACACCTATCTTGGTGCCGTGGATGCTGAAATTGCCAAGCTGCCCAAAGTCTCAGGACCCGGGGCACGTCCAGATCAAATCCTAGTTACCCAGCGATTGCAGAAAGTGCTGGTCGCCGCAGACGATCATGCAGGACGCATGAAAGACGAATTCGTTTCGGTAGAGCACGTTTTCCTTGCACTTATGGATGAGTCTTCCAGCACTGGAGTTGGTCGCATCAACAAACAGTTCGGGCTGACCAAAGATAAGGTGCTTGGTGCTCTCAGCGAAGTGCGTGGCAAGCAGCGCGTGACCTCTGACAACCCGGAAGCGACCTATGATTCTTTGAAGAAATATGGGCGTGATCTGGTAGAAGAAGCGCGTTCAGGTAAGCTCGATCCGGTTATTGGTCGTGACGCCGAGATTCGCCGTGTGATTCGCATTCTGTCTCGCCGCACCAAAAATAACCCGGTGCTCATCGGTGAAGCCGGTGTCGGTAAGACCGCTATCGCCGAAGGCTTGGCTCAGCGTATCGTGGCTGAGGATGTCCCCGAAGGCCTCAAGGACAAGACTGTGTTCAGTCTGGATATGGGGGCTCTGATCGCAGGCGCCAAGTACCGTGGTGAATTCGAGGAGCGTCTCAAGGCCGTCCTGAAAGAAGTGCAAGAGTCTGCTGGCCAGATCATCATGTTCATCGATGAGCTGCACACTATTGTTGGTGCAGGCAAGACCGACGGCGCCATGGACGCGAGTAATCTGCTCAAGCCCATGTTGGCTCGTGGTGAGTTGCATTGTATCGGTGCGACCACCACAGACGAGTATCGAAAGTATATCGAGAAGGACCCGGCTTTGGAACGTCGTTTCCAGACTGTGCATGTGGAAGAGCCTTCTGTCGAGGACACCATTTCCATTTTGCGCGGTTTGCGTGAACGATTCGAAGTGCACCATGGTGTCCGTATATCGGACGGCGCAGTGGTTGAAGCCGCAGTTCTCTCTCATCGCTATATCACCGACCGCCAGTTGCCGGATAAAGCCATTGATCTCATTGATGAGGCCGCAGCCCTTATTCGCACGGAGATAGACTCTCAGCCTTATGAGTTGGACAAAGCAAATCGTATGATCATGCAGCTCGAAATCGAGCGCGAGGCTCTTAAGCGTGAAACGGATGATGCATCCAAGGATCGTTTGATGAAGTTGGAAAAAGATCTGGTGGACCTCAAGGAAAAGCAGGCGGCCCTCATTGCTCAGTGGGAGAATGAAAAGGGCGGTATCGAGCGACTTCGTTCTCTTAAGGAAGAGATTGAGACCATTCGTCGGGAAATCGAAGAAGCCAAGCGCGTGCATGATTACAACCGCGCAGCTGAATTGGAATACGGTACCTTGGCCAACCTCGAGAAGGAACTCAATGAGCGTAATGAAGCTTTAGAGTCCGGCGACACGCCGCGCATGGTCAAGGAAGAGGTCGGTCCGGATGATGTGGCTCAGGTTATTGCCAAGTGGACTGGTATCCCTGTGTCCAAGTTGTTGGAAGGGGAGCGCGAAAAGCTGCTGAAATTGAACGATATTCTCCACCAGCGAGTGGTTGGTCAG of the Pseudodesulfovibrio sp. zrk46 genome contains:
- the clpB gene encoding ATP-dependent chaperone ClpB; translation: MDPNKFTKKTQDAVSEAQNLAIRNGHQQIDCEHLLHALVIQEQGLVPQILRKLGVAPDTYLGAVDAEIAKLPKVSGPGARPDQILVTQRLQKVLVAADDHAGRMKDEFVSVEHVFLALMDESSSTGVGRINKQFGLTKDKVLGALSEVRGKQRVTSDNPEATYDSLKKYGRDLVEEARSGKLDPVIGRDAEIRRVIRILSRRTKNNPVLIGEAGVGKTAIAEGLAQRIVAEDVPEGLKDKTVFSLDMGALIAGAKYRGEFEERLKAVLKEVQESAGQIIMFIDELHTIVGAGKTDGAMDASNLLKPMLARGELHCIGATTTDEYRKYIEKDPALERRFQTVHVEEPSVEDTISILRGLRERFEVHHGVRISDGAVVEAAVLSHRYITDRQLPDKAIDLIDEAAALIRTEIDSQPYELDKANRMIMQLEIEREALKRETDDASKDRLMKLEKDLVDLKEKQAALIAQWENEKGGIERLRSLKEEIETIRREIEEAKRVHDYNRAAELEYGTLANLEKELNERNEALESGDTPRMVKEEVGPDDVAQVIAKWTGIPVSKLLEGEREKLLKLNDILHQRVVGQDEAVRAVADAVLRARAGLKDPSRPIGSFIFLGPTGVGKTELCKTLAEALFDSEDNMVRIDMSEYMEKHTVARLIGAPPGYVGYDEGGQLTEAVRRKPYSVVLFDEIEKAHHDVFNVLLQILDDGRLTDSHGRTVDFKNTIVIMTSNLGAEYMLDGISDSGEFKEGVEEQVMEVLRRHFRPEFLNRVDEGVLFRPLQAEQLVKIIDLLVAGLRERLADRKIDLVLTDAAKGFIAEAAYDPSFGARPLHRYLQAHLETPLAKKLIGGELVDGDTVTVDEDNGELTFK
- a CDS encoding BON domain-containing protein, which codes for MKLSQRKISCLLILCLSFTCIAWTPWGAIYESARDERSVGQQADDKRISLDIKGKMANKDKGKALQIHSYCFVGHVFLVGAINDKSFRNFAVKTAKSIEGVKKVTTHFVKESDTTQDDLKVAAKVRAALIAEGDLSATQIETETLNGEVVMVGMVRSKADAKLAVKIAKGVEGVRKVTSYLIPPK
- a CDS encoding chaperone modulator CbpM, which encodes MTTKRLREVMMQLPGLNLPEPSEYVAWTQLVELTAIQPGEVAELIELGWISPQKTSAEEYLFRLRDVYRIHKLMRLVNDLDMSFNSGSIVVDLLERVEELEKEVEELKRLV
- a CDS encoding PHP domain-containing protein, with product MLIDLHVHSDVSRCSVLSVDDILDNARSFGLDGVCITDHDTTGILSQIREGFQSDGLLVLVGMEYTTPQGDYLVHGPVESLKPGMDAHLLMTTVSEMGGVVIAAHPFRGWRPSDTSVITPRSCVAVEVENGRNTLFENTQAHVFSREQSMLGVAGSDAHRLDELARFPTNFTTPIASREDLVAALKAGKFELLPEYHLLETAS
- a CDS encoding DnaJ C-terminal domain-containing protein; the protein is MEYKDYYKLLGVSRSASKDEIAKAFKKLARKYHPDLNPNNKAAEAKFKEINEAYEVLKDEKKRKLYDQFGSNWEHGQNFQPPPGYEHMNFGGGGGFQQGGFSDFFETIFGGAGGAGFRGGFQQGGFGGAGGFGGAGGYQQRPRRGSDSEATYELTLDEAFRGGSKSITLQEQVTGPEGIPRMTTKTLEVNVPPGIKDGQKIRLAGQGNPGMSGGSKGDLYLKIRLMPHPMFKVNDTDVILDLNLAPWEAALGTTTRIPTLDGAVEMKIPPGIGSGKKLRIKGKGLGSGAKRGDQYVRIMVQAPNPTTDKERELWEELQSVSNFKPREF